A stretch of DNA from Micromonospora sp. NBC_01813:
ACAGCACCGTGCTGAGCACCGGCCGCATCGCGACCTCGAAGTCCTCCTGGTCGAGCAGTTGGCCGTAGGCGACCTGGGCCAGCTCGACGACCTGGTCGAACATCTCGCCGAGCTGCTGCGCGCCGATGGAGCGGACGGTCATCCACAGTTTCAGCGCGTCGAACCGACGGGTGGTCTGCAGACTCTTGTCGACCTGGTTGGGCACCGTGGCGGTACGCGGGTTCAGGTAGTCGGCGTGCACCGCGACGCGTCGCATCGTCGCTGCCTCCCGGACCACGATCGCGCTGCAGCTGACCGGCTGGAAGAAGCTCTTGTGGTAGTCGACGGTCACCGAGTCGGCGTGTTCGATGCCGTCGAGCAGGTGCCGGTGTCGCGCGGAGACCAGCAGCCCGCAGCCGTACGCGGCGTCGACGTGCAGCCAGACGGACTGCTCGCGGCAGACCACGCTGATGGCGGCGAGCGGGTCGACGCAGCCCCGGTCGGTGGTGCCGGCGGTGGCGACCACCGCCATCGGGATGAGGGCTTGGGCGCGGAGCAGGTCGATCGCGGCGCGCAGCGCGGCCGGGTCCATCCGGCCGATGTCGTCGGTGGCGACGCCCACGACGGCGTCGGCGGCCAGTCCGAGCAGCCGGGCGGACTTGGCGACGCTGAAGTGGCTCTCCTGGGTGGCCAGAATCCGCAGCCGGGGCAGTACCGCCTCGCGGCTGACCCCGGTCACGGTGCCGCGATCGCCGGGTGTGTGACCGCTGTCGGCGAGCCGGGCCAGCCGGTCTTCGCGGGCCAGCAGCAGTCCATGCAGGTTGGACTGGGTGCCGCCGCTGGTGAAGACGCCGTCGGCGGCGGGGCCGAAGCCGATCCGCTGGGCTGTCCAGTCGATCATCCGGCGTTCGATCAGGGTGCCGC
This window harbors:
- a CDS encoding pyridoxal phosphate-dependent decarboxylase family protein, with product MYPHLFGRHTVDAYVSSIDQTVAGLADRVRAVRQPYSGASVAQLQEMVDRVDLDTPLGSTDAALDEIGTLYLDHAVWFHEPTYLAHLNCPVAIPALSAELLLAAVNSSVDTWDQSTSGTLIERRMIDWTAQRIGFGPAADGVFTSGGTQSNLHGLLLAREDRLARLADSGHTPGDRGTVTGVSREAVLPRLRILATQESHFSVAKSARLLGLAADAVVGVATDDIGRMDPAALRAAIDLLRAQALIPMAVVATAGTTDRGCVDPLAAISVVCREQSVWLHVDAAYGCGLLVSARHRHLLDGIEHADSVTVDYHKSFFQPVSCSAIVVREAATMRRVAVHADYLNPRTATVPNQVDKSLQTTRRFDALKLWMTVRSIGAQQLGEMFDQVVELAQVAYGQLLDQEDFEVAMRPVLSTVLFRYRPDWLPVADCDRLLPRLRARLFGDGAAIIAGTTIDGHYWLKFTLLNPNTTAEDLRTVIDLIRRAGAELLDAEWDPALIAAPQAVTTEVGANANV